A single window of Gymnogyps californianus isolate 813 chromosome 16, ASM1813914v2, whole genome shotgun sequence DNA harbors:
- the CABP1 gene encoding calcium-binding protein 1 isoform X3: MGNCVKSPLRNLSKKDRELRPEEIEELREAFKEFDKDKDGFINCRDLGNCMRTMGYMPTEMELIELSQQINMNLGGHVDFEDFVELMGPKLLAETADMIGVKELRDAFREFDTNGDGEISTSELREAMKKLLGQQVGHRDIEEIIRDVDLNGDGRVDFEEFVRMMSR; the protein is encoded by the exons ATGGGCAACTGTGTGAAGTCTCCACTGAGAAACCTCTCAAAAAAG GATAGAGAACTGCGTCCAGAAGAAATTGAAG AATTAAGAGAAGCCTTTAAGGAGTTTGATAAAGACAAGGATGGGTTTATTAACTGCAGGGACCTGGGGAACTGCATGCGAACCATGGGCTACATGCCTACTGAGATGGAGCTAATAGAGCTCTCCCAGCAGATCAACATGAACC TGGGTGGCCATGTGGATTTTGAAGATTTTGTTGAGCTGATGGGACCAAAGCTGCTAGCAGAAACTGCAGACATGATTGGTGTAAAAGAGCTCCGCGATGCCTTCAGAGAG TTTGACACCAATGGTGATGGGGAGATCAGCACCAGTGAGCTGCGAGAAGCCATGAAGAAGCTTCTAGGGCAGCAGGTGGGCCATCGGGATATTGAAGAGATCATCCGGGACGTGGATCTGAATGGAGATGGGCGTGTTGATTTTGAAG
- the CABP1 gene encoding calcium-binding protein 1 isoform X2 gives MGNCVKSPLRNLSKKIRHEEKTCYKAVQTSEEGPSACEYQGPLMVLAQNCAVMHNLLGPACIFLRKGFAENRQPDRELRPEEIEELREAFKEFDKDKDGFINCRDLGNCMRTMGYMPTEMELIELSQQINMNLGGHVDFEDFVELMGPKLLAETADMIGVKELRDAFREFDTNGDGEISTSELREAMKKLLGQQVGHRDIEEIIRDVDLNGDGRVDFEEFVRMMSR, from the exons ATGGGCAACTGTGTGAAGTCTCCACTGAGAAACCTCTCAAAAAAG ATCCGCCATGAGGAGAAGACGTGCTATAAGGCTGTCCAGACGAGCGAAGAGGGGCCGTCGGCTTGCGAGTACCAGGGTCCACTCATGGTGCTGGCCCAGAACTGCGCCGTCATGCACAACCTGCTGGGGCCAGCATGCATCTTCCTGAGGAAGGGCTTCGCAGAAAACAGGCAGCCT GATAGAGAACTGCGTCCAGAAGAAATTGAAG AATTAAGAGAAGCCTTTAAGGAGTTTGATAAAGACAAGGATGGGTTTATTAACTGCAGGGACCTGGGGAACTGCATGCGAACCATGGGCTACATGCCTACTGAGATGGAGCTAATAGAGCTCTCCCAGCAGATCAACATGAACC TGGGTGGCCATGTGGATTTTGAAGATTTTGTTGAGCTGATGGGACCAAAGCTGCTAGCAGAAACTGCAGACATGATTGGTGTAAAAGAGCTCCGCGATGCCTTCAGAGAG TTTGACACCAATGGTGATGGGGAGATCAGCACCAGTGAGCTGCGAGAAGCCATGAAGAAGCTTCTAGGGCAGCAGGTGGGCCATCGGGATATTGAAGAGATCATCCGGGACGTGGATCTGAATGGAGATGGGCGTGTTGATTTTGAAG